A genomic region of Fusobacterium perfoetens contains the following coding sequences:
- a CDS encoding dUTP diphosphatase, protein MQIKKPETFEELLELQRILDENTTKTRENGFTPRQRNEIDIILSLDDELQEWLKELPSELNFKTWKQKEYSRDKEHEEITDILFFILQLTNYEEFYKIPFKKSFDDWVEPKIKTVYETELEARKIIVYFFKKDLYHEQFRDDILEDYKMLCNWRKFSKQDILDKYFEKWQKNMERINKDWTLKK, encoded by the coding sequence ATTATTAGAATTACAAAGAATATTAGATGAAAATACAACTAAAACAAGAGAAAATGGATTTACACCTAGACAAAGAAATGAAATTGATATAATTTTATCACTTGATGATGAATTACAGGAATGGCTAAAAGAATTACCAAGCGAATTAAATTTTAAAACTTGGAAGCAGAAAGAATATAGTAGAGATAAGGAACACGAAGAAATTACAGATATTTTATTCTTTATTCTACAATTAACAAATTATGAAGAATTTTATAAAATACCTTTTAAAAAATCTTTTGATGATTGGGTAGAGCCTAAAATAAAAACAGTGTACGAAACAGAACTAGAAGCTAGAAAAATAATAGTTTATTTTTTCAAAAAAGATTTATACCATGAACAATTTAGAGATGATATTTTAGAAGATTATAAAATGTTGTGTAATTGGAGAAAATTTTCTAAGCAGGATATTTTAGATAAGTATTTTGAAAAATGGCAGAAAAATATGGAAAGAATTAATAAAGATTGGACTTTGAAAAAATAA
- a CDS encoding LysR family transcriptional regulator, producing the protein MTIKQLTYLLEISKCGSLNKAAQSLYVTQPNITKAIKELENELNTTLFYRNTKSKSITFTPEGIELLWYAKSLTEQFNIIENRFIKKLNSNYQKFSVSTQHYSFVVAGFINFIQNKMSNNFEFILREEKTHEVIEDVRTQKSSLGILFISEEAQPFTKNYLNAKNIEFFSLKKFNPHVFVRKDHPLTKYKSVTMEDLKNYPAVFFEQEVNAVNFYEELLNLKSYTKLIKVTDRGTIYNIIQHTDAYNIGTGNIVKEIGNDSIVTIPISENIPKIDIGWIKLKNVALDENMKFFINVCKDYLKSE; encoded by the coding sequence ATGACCATTAAACAACTGACATATCTTCTTGAAATTTCAAAATGCGGTTCTTTAAATAAAGCTGCTCAATCCCTTTATGTAACACAGCCAAACATTACAAAAGCTATTAAAGAACTTGAAAATGAGTTAAATACAACCCTGTTTTACAGAAATACTAAAAGTAAAAGTATTACATTTACACCAGAAGGAATAGAACTTCTATGGTATGCAAAAAGCCTTACAGAACAATTCAATATTATTGAAAACAGATTTATAAAAAAATTAAATTCTAATTATCAAAAATTTTCAGTTTCTACACAGCATTACTCTTTTGTTGTTGCAGGCTTTATTAATTTTATACAAAATAAAATGAGTAATAACTTTGAATTTATTTTAAGAGAGGAAAAAACACATGAAGTAATAGAAGATGTAAGGACACAGAAAAGCAGTTTAGGAATACTTTTTATTTCTGAGGAAGCACAGCCTTTTACAAAAAATTATCTCAATGCAAAAAATATAGAATTTTTCTCATTAAAAAAATTTAATCCTCATGTTTTTGTAAGGAAAGATCATCCTCTTACAAAATATAAAAGTGTTACTATGGAAGATTTAAAAAATTATCCAGCAGTATTTTTTGAACAAGAAGTAAATGCTGTAAACTTTTATGAAGAACTTTTAAACCTTAAAAGTTATACTAAATTAATAAAAGTTACTGACAGAGGAACTATTTATAATATCATACAGCACACAGATGCTTATAATATCGGAACAGGAAATATTGTAAAAGAAATAGGAAATGACAGTATAGTTACTATTCCTATATCAGAAAATATCCCTAAAATAGATATTGGTTGGATAAAATTAAAAAATGTAGCTCTTGATGAAAATATGAAATTTTTTATTAATGTCTGCAAAGATTATTTAAAATCAGAATAA
- a CDS encoding tyrosine-type recombinase/integrase, which produces MKNPNGFGTVYKMSGKRRKKWRAVKTIRWEEGKQKRITIGYYESKQEAMEALGKYIYNPNAKLKLKDVYEMWSKTHYEKISPRSKLNMQSRYNVYVSKLDDKYISEITLQQLQNFFNSINASSSILNHIKALLSMIFNYAVKNDFIEKNPIKYIEIGKYKKVYEKKEFTEEEIQILWNNLDKPFVDTILILIYTGMRVGEMLNLKLENINLENKTIFISESKTSAGIRYIPINNKIFPIIIKRMYNQKYLITNSKGVNYSYISYKYNFKATLKNIGIQPHTPHECRHTTATLLSNAGANPISIAKIMGHTDYNGMTAKVYTHKNEIELQKAMSTLS; this is translated from the coding sequence ATGAAAAATCCAAACGGCTTTGGCACTGTATATAAAATGTCAGGTAAAAGAAGAAAAAAATGGAGAGCTGTTAAGACTATAAGATGGGAAGAAGGAAAGCAAAAAAGAATAACAATAGGATATTATGAAAGTAAACAGGAAGCAATGGAAGCATTAGGAAAATATATATACAATCCTAATGCAAAGCTAAAATTAAAAGATGTTTATGAAATGTGGAGCAAAACACATTATGAAAAAATATCTCCTAGAAGTAAACTAAATATGCAATCAAGGTATAATGTTTATGTTTCTAAATTAGATGATAAATATATATCTGAAATTACACTACAACAATTACAAAATTTTTTTAATAGTATAAATGCTTCTTCAAGTATATTAAATCACATAAAAGCATTATTAAGTATGATTTTTAATTATGCCGTAAAAAATGATTTTATTGAAAAAAATCCTATTAAATATATAGAAATAGGAAAATATAAAAAAGTATATGAGAAAAAAGAATTTACAGAAGAAGAAATACAAATTTTATGGAATAATTTAGATAAGCCTTTTGTAGATACTATTCTTATTCTTATTTATACAGGTATGAGAGTAGGAGAAATGTTAAATTTAAAACTAGAAAATATAAATCTTGAAAACAAAACAATATTTATTTCAGAAAGTAAGACAAGTGCAGGGATAAGATATATCCCAATAAATAATAAAATATTCCCTATAATTATTAAAAGAATGTACAATCAAAAATATTTAATAACAAATTCAAAAGGAGTGAATTACAGTTATATTTCTTATAAATATAATTTTAAAGCTACTTTAAAAAATATTGGAATACAGCCACATACTCCTCATGAGTGTAGACATACAACAGCTACTCTATTAAGTAATGCTGGAGCAAATCCTATAAGTATTGCAAAAATTATGGGGCACACTGATTACAATGGAATGACAGCTAAAGTTTATACACATAAAAATGAAATAGAGCTTCAAAAAGCTATGAGTACATTAAGCTAA